In Pirellula sp. SH-Sr6A, the DNA window TCGTGGTCAACTCCTCGCAAGGGGGCGGCAGCAAAGATACTTGGGTTTTGAGATCGAAAGGCTAAGGGATTGAGATGCTATCACGAGTTGCCGATTCGATATTTTGGATGAGCCGCTACACCGAGCGCGCAGAAAACGTAGCACGCTTCATTGACGTGACCCTCAACTTGACGATCGACATGGGGTTCGATCGTCAATTGCAATGGGAACCGTTGATTTACACGACCGGAGACCACGAGCTCTTTTTCGAGCGGTACCCGGTTGCTAATCAAGAGAACGTTATTCGCTTTCTCACTTTCGATGATGAGAACCCGAATTCGATCATGTCTTGCCTGCAGCAGGCTCGTGAGAATGCCCGCACCACGCGCGAGATGATCAGCAGCCAGATGTGGGAGGAGTTGAATAAATTCTATTTATTGGTTCGGGATGCTCGCAATGATTCGCGGGCCATCGCGTCCCCTTTTGAATTCTTCGGACGCATCAAGCAAGCAGGCTATTTGTTGGAAGGGGTCACGTACGGGACGATGTCGCACGGCGAGGCATGGAACTTTGGACGCCTGGGGACCTTGATCGAACGCGCAGACAAAACGTCCAGAATTCTGGATGTCAAGTTCTACTTGCTCCTACCCGGTGTGGAATTGGTAGGGACTCCCTTGGATATCAGCCAATGGGGGACGTTGCTCAAAAGTGCCAGCGCGTTGGAGATGTATCGAAAAAGATTCGGACGGCTCTCACCTAAGAATGTGGTTCAGTTCTTGTTGTTGGACCGCAACTTCCCGCGGGCGGTACGCTTTTGCATCATTCGCGCCGAGCAATCGCTTCTCAACATAACGGGAGGTACTCCTGGCAACTTCAATAATCGTCCCGAACAATTGCTTGGGCGTCTGCGGAGCGAATTGGATTACATGCACATCGACGATATCATGAGCGTTGGACTGCATGAATCGATCGACGATTTGCAACTTCAGCTCAATACGGTTGGAGAGGCAATTTCGGAGACCTTTTTTGCATTGACTCCGCAGCTTGCTGCGGGTTGATGTCTTTTGCTTCGATAAGGATGGAAATGGATTTAAGGGGACGAACAGCGCTGATCACCGGTGGATCGCAGGGGGTTGGAGCTGCAATGGCTAAGAGGATAGCGAAGGCGGGAGGAAACG includes these proteins:
- a CDS encoding alpha-E domain-containing protein, which translates into the protein MLSRVADSIFWMSRYTERAENVARFIDVTLNLTIDMGFDRQLQWEPLIYTTGDHELFFERYPVANQENVIRFLTFDDENPNSIMSCLQQARENARTTREMISSQMWEELNKFYLLVRDARNDSRAIASPFEFFGRIKQAGYLLEGVTYGTMSHGEAWNFGRLGTLIERADKTSRILDVKFYLLLPGVELVGTPLDISQWGTLLKSASALEMYRKRFGRLSPKNVVQFLLLDRNFPRAVRFCIIRAEQSLLNITGGTPGNFNNRPEQLLGRLRSELDYMHIDDIMSVGLHESIDDLQLQLNTVGEAISETFFALTPQLAAG